Proteins encoded by one window of Channa argus isolate prfri chromosome 13, Channa argus male v1.0, whole genome shotgun sequence:
- the LOC137140144 gene encoding PDZ domain-containing protein 4-like isoform X2, with protein sequence MSWIIDRVPAISRGTCRNNRDRGQRLKKQEEIPDGHNTIMGCNMCVVKRPEEQYRIMFQKSWSNSLRPMDRHDNIKVRGRRPSQLPMDTPPNSQEPLQQAGSIRKSHKRKGTFICSSNRTGSTSLSSVTMVAIPDCVDNATQTDISFQNIMTLGRSRGHHHHRGRGGSSPPPPPPPDSPPLPDVMGPYEINDFCVFEYNDPNDYFDVSNHEVDRQEDLEYEEVELYKSSQQEKLGLTVCYRTDDEEDLGIYVGEVNPNSIAAKSGRIRQGDRILQINGVDIHDREEAVAILTREDSINFSLLLARPDIENENPIDPEEVMELTLEGGGFHSNPQASSSSVYRLRWGGGGGGGLTCPEGEGGREGAGGDVGVEEEEDQEAEEGERGEKEERDPPVPLPPLLSLAPLLSNSQELDSGVGRTDDSTRYEESSEHDLLGDQTSACNTNTTNTPGSTRKFRVGPSPRPSPGLGPSPRPSPSPGHGRGDTTPPFLHLRDLQLSSDSLLGLDWSGAAGTGGAAYSPHNHHNYKHYHLHHHQPALSMTMMMPGLTEEECQRYQELLQIKCQYERRNEKQQRQAVKKDHEASEVKEQEDTKVVEKGGEEEAASSSVVVDVNCNETLSEHEMALIDEELRHLEFKCRNILRAQKMQQLRERCLKAWMMEEETVVAGEAGLDNDNDENDNDAHHRHELSAINELPERERSDSKDSTSAYNTGGESCRSTPLVSTEQIPPLHDELMSPPPLLPLSRLPPLNAPLTPRRHGRDRERRHSNLSCSFSPSTYRKYETATGTLAGGSSSTPSMPSKFRSLTREASSRRGVADGGRGSRAGGATDRPSGGSAESSPYFTRRHHGHDKPLERYQSCMTLPSEGLVDPLDQLTDRAMAEGEERGLGTGSSVPASPRSVNSAPCGLEDHRTGSSRLGLALPLGLTHSSPTASPQRMEWKVKVRSDGTRYVAKRPVRDRLLKARAMKIREERSGMTTDDDAASEMKQGRYWSKEERKQQLLRAREYRRRREFMMQSRLDYLRGDRDLSSSSGAPEDPRLSQGTQLPSQQDSPSNNILLLSQKKITKRRNRRILDNWITIQELLAHGSRSSDGKKIYNPLLSVTTV encoded by the exons AAAAGCTGGAGTAACTCCCTGCGACCGATGGACAGACATGACAATATAAAG GTCAGAGGAAGACGACCCTCTCAGCTTCCAATGGACACACCACCAAACTCCCAGGAACCTCTGCAGCAAGCTGGCTCTATCCGCAAGAGTCACAAGAGGAAAG GTACGTTCATCTGCAGCAGTAACAGAACTGGCAGCACCTCCCTCTCATCGGTTACCATGGTGGCCATCCCAGACTGCGTGGACAAtgctacacagacagacatcagcTTCCAGAACATCATGACGCTGGGGAGGAGCAGAGGTCATCACCATCACCGTGGCAGAGGAGGTTcctctccaccaccaccaccaccacctgacTCTCCTCCCCTACCGGACGTCATGGGACCATATGAGATCAATGACTT ctgtgtgtttgagtaCAACGACCCCAATGACTACTTTGACGTCTCCAATCACGAGGTGGACAGGCAGGAAGACCTGGAATATGAG GAAGTGGAGCTCTACAAGTCCAGTCAGCAGGAGAAGTTGGGTCTGACCGTCTGCTACAGGACGGACGACGAAGAGGATCTTGGAATTTATGTTGGAGAG GTGAATCCAAACAGCATAGCAGCGAAGAGCGGACGTATCAGACAGGGGGACAGAATTCTgcag ATCAATGGTGTGGATATTCATGACAGAGAGGAAGCAGTGGCCATTCTGACGAGAGAGGACAGCATCaacttctctctgctgctggcCAGACCCGACATAGAG AATGAAAACCCCATTGATCCAGAGGAGGTCATGGAACTGACTCTGGAGGGAGGAGGCTTCCACTCAAATCCTCAAGCCTCATCCAGCTCTGTCTACCGACTCCgctggggaggaggaggaggaggaggcctgACCTGCCCTGAGGGTGAAGGGGGAAGAGAAGGTGCAGGAGGAGATGTGGgtgtggaagaagaagaagatcaagaggcagaggaaggagagagaggagagaaggaggagagagaccCACCCgtccccctccctcctctgctgAGCCTGGCTCCGCTGCTGTCCAACAGCCAGGAGCTGGACAGCGGAGTGGGTCGGACAGACGACAGCACCCGGTACGAGGAGTCATCAGAACACGACCTGCTGGGGGATCAGACCAGTGCCTGTAACACCAACACCACCAACACACCTGGAAGCACAAGGAAGTTCAGAGTGGGACCCAGCCCAAG ACCTAGTCCCGGCCTCGGCCCAAGCCCCAGACCAAGCCCCAGCCCTGGGCATGGACGAGGAGACACTACTCCTCCCTTCCTCCACCTGCGAGACCTCCAGCTCAGCTCAGACTCCCTTCTCGGTCTGGATTGGTCAGGCGCAGCAGGAACAGGAGGAGCCGCATACAGCCCACACAACCATCATAACTACAAG CACTACCACCTCCATCACCACCAGCCCGCTCTGTCAATGACAATGATGATGCCGGGTCTGACGGAGGAAGAGTGCCAGCGATACCAGGAGCTCCTGCAGATAAAGTGCCAGTATGAGAGACGTaatgaaaaacagcaaagacaggCAGTGAAAAAGGACCATGAGGCAAGTGAAGTGAAAGAACAAGAAGACACAAAAGTGGTGGAAAAGGGAGGGGAAGAGgaagctgcttcttcttctgttgtGGTGGACGTGAACTGCAATGAGACTTTGAGTGAGCATGAGATGGCGCTGATCGACGAGGAGCTACGCCACCTGGAGTTCAAGTGCCGCAACATTCTCCGCGCCCAAAAGATGCAGCAGCTCAGAGAGAGATGCCTGAAAGCCTGGATGATGGAGGAGGAGACGGTGGTGGCCGGAGAAGCag GGTTGGATAATGACAATGATGAAAACGACAATGATGCCCATCACCGTCACGAGTTGTCGGCCATCAACGAGCTCCCGGAGCGAGAACGATCCGACAGCAAAGACAGCACCAGCGCCTACAACACCGGAGGGGAGAGCTGCCGGAGCACGCCATTGGTCAGCACTGAGCAGATCCCACCTCTGCATGACGAACTGATgtctccacctcctctcctcccgCTCAGTCGCCTACCCCCATTGAACGCCCCCCTCACCCCGCGGCGTCACGGACGGGACAGAGAGAGACGTCACTCGAACCTCAGCTGCTCTTTCTCCCCGAGCACCTACAGGAAGTACGAAACAGCCACTGGCACCTTGGCAGGTGGCTCAAGCTCCACCCCCTCTATGCCCTCCAAGTTCAG GTCACTGACCAGAGAAGCATCTTCAAGAAGGGGTGTAGCTGATGGAGGTCGGGGCTCCAGAGCAG GTGGAGCCACAGACAGGCCCAGTGGTGGAAGTGCAGAGTCCAGTCCTTATTTCACCAGAAGACACCACGGCCACGACAAACCACTAGAACGCTACCAGAGCTGCATGACCCTTCCGTCCGAGGGCCTGGTTGACCCTCTGGACCAACTGACAGACAGAGCGATGGCTGAGGGCGAGGAGAGAGGACTGGGCACAGGCAGCAGCGTCCCGGCCAGCCCCAGGAGTGTGAACAGTGCCCCCTGTGGTCTGGAGGATCATCGTACAGGCTCCTCACGGTTAGGACTGGCCTTACCACTTGGGCTAACACACTCATCACCTACTGCCTCCCCGCAACGCATGGAGTGGAAG GTGAAGGTCCGGAGCGATGGCACTCGGTACGTGGCCAAGCGGCCAGTCAGGGATCGTCTCCTAAAGGCCAGAGCTATGAAGATCAGAGAGGAACGCAGCGGCATGACGACTGACGACGACGCTGCCAGCGAGATGAAGCAG GGCCGATACTGgagcaaagaggagaggaagcagcagctgctgagagCCAGAGAGTACAGACGGAGACGGGAGTTTATGATGCAGAGCCGCCTGGACTACCTCAGAGGAGACAG GGACCTCTCATCGTCATCAGGGGCCCCTGAAGACCCCCGTTTGTCCCAGGGCACCCAGCTTCCCTCTCAACAGGACTCCCCCAGCAACAACATCCTGTTACTGAGCCAGAAGAAGATCACGAAGAGGAGGAACCGCCGGATCCTCGACAACTGGATCACCATCCAGGAGCTGCTGGCTCATGGCTCGAGGTCGTCGGATGGAAAGAAAATCTACAATCCTCTGCTCTCCGTCACCACAGTGTGA
- the LOC137140144 gene encoding PDZ domain-containing protein 4-like isoform X1: MSWIIDRVPAISRGTCRNNRDRGQRLKKQEEIPDGHNTIMGCNMCVVKRPEEQYRIMFQQKSWSNSLRPMDRHDNIKVRGRRPSQLPMDTPPNSQEPLQQAGSIRKSHKRKGTFICSSNRTGSTSLSSVTMVAIPDCVDNATQTDISFQNIMTLGRSRGHHHHRGRGGSSPPPPPPPDSPPLPDVMGPYEINDFCVFEYNDPNDYFDVSNHEVDRQEDLEYEEVELYKSSQQEKLGLTVCYRTDDEEDLGIYVGEVNPNSIAAKSGRIRQGDRILQINGVDIHDREEAVAILTREDSINFSLLLARPDIENENPIDPEEVMELTLEGGGFHSNPQASSSSVYRLRWGGGGGGGLTCPEGEGGREGAGGDVGVEEEEDQEAEEGERGEKEERDPPVPLPPLLSLAPLLSNSQELDSGVGRTDDSTRYEESSEHDLLGDQTSACNTNTTNTPGSTRKFRVGPSPRPSPGLGPSPRPSPSPGHGRGDTTPPFLHLRDLQLSSDSLLGLDWSGAAGTGGAAYSPHNHHNYKHYHLHHHQPALSMTMMMPGLTEEECQRYQELLQIKCQYERRNEKQQRQAVKKDHEASEVKEQEDTKVVEKGGEEEAASSSVVVDVNCNETLSEHEMALIDEELRHLEFKCRNILRAQKMQQLRERCLKAWMMEEETVVAGEAGLDNDNDENDNDAHHRHELSAINELPERERSDSKDSTSAYNTGGESCRSTPLVSTEQIPPLHDELMSPPPLLPLSRLPPLNAPLTPRRHGRDRERRHSNLSCSFSPSTYRKYETATGTLAGGSSSTPSMPSKFRSLTREASSRRGVADGGRGSRAGGATDRPSGGSAESSPYFTRRHHGHDKPLERYQSCMTLPSEGLVDPLDQLTDRAMAEGEERGLGTGSSVPASPRSVNSAPCGLEDHRTGSSRLGLALPLGLTHSSPTASPQRMEWKVKVRSDGTRYVAKRPVRDRLLKARAMKIREERSGMTTDDDAASEMKQGRYWSKEERKQQLLRAREYRRRREFMMQSRLDYLRGDRDLSSSSGAPEDPRLSQGTQLPSQQDSPSNNILLLSQKKITKRRNRRILDNWITIQELLAHGSRSSDGKKIYNPLLSVTTV; the protein is encoded by the exons CAGAAAAGCTGGAGTAACTCCCTGCGACCGATGGACAGACATGACAATATAAAG GTCAGAGGAAGACGACCCTCTCAGCTTCCAATGGACACACCACCAAACTCCCAGGAACCTCTGCAGCAAGCTGGCTCTATCCGCAAGAGTCACAAGAGGAAAG GTACGTTCATCTGCAGCAGTAACAGAACTGGCAGCACCTCCCTCTCATCGGTTACCATGGTGGCCATCCCAGACTGCGTGGACAAtgctacacagacagacatcagcTTCCAGAACATCATGACGCTGGGGAGGAGCAGAGGTCATCACCATCACCGTGGCAGAGGAGGTTcctctccaccaccaccaccaccacctgacTCTCCTCCCCTACCGGACGTCATGGGACCATATGAGATCAATGACTT ctgtgtgtttgagtaCAACGACCCCAATGACTACTTTGACGTCTCCAATCACGAGGTGGACAGGCAGGAAGACCTGGAATATGAG GAAGTGGAGCTCTACAAGTCCAGTCAGCAGGAGAAGTTGGGTCTGACCGTCTGCTACAGGACGGACGACGAAGAGGATCTTGGAATTTATGTTGGAGAG GTGAATCCAAACAGCATAGCAGCGAAGAGCGGACGTATCAGACAGGGGGACAGAATTCTgcag ATCAATGGTGTGGATATTCATGACAGAGAGGAAGCAGTGGCCATTCTGACGAGAGAGGACAGCATCaacttctctctgctgctggcCAGACCCGACATAGAG AATGAAAACCCCATTGATCCAGAGGAGGTCATGGAACTGACTCTGGAGGGAGGAGGCTTCCACTCAAATCCTCAAGCCTCATCCAGCTCTGTCTACCGACTCCgctggggaggaggaggaggaggaggcctgACCTGCCCTGAGGGTGAAGGGGGAAGAGAAGGTGCAGGAGGAGATGTGGgtgtggaagaagaagaagatcaagaggcagaggaaggagagagaggagagaaggaggagagagaccCACCCgtccccctccctcctctgctgAGCCTGGCTCCGCTGCTGTCCAACAGCCAGGAGCTGGACAGCGGAGTGGGTCGGACAGACGACAGCACCCGGTACGAGGAGTCATCAGAACACGACCTGCTGGGGGATCAGACCAGTGCCTGTAACACCAACACCACCAACACACCTGGAAGCACAAGGAAGTTCAGAGTGGGACCCAGCCCAAG ACCTAGTCCCGGCCTCGGCCCAAGCCCCAGACCAAGCCCCAGCCCTGGGCATGGACGAGGAGACACTACTCCTCCCTTCCTCCACCTGCGAGACCTCCAGCTCAGCTCAGACTCCCTTCTCGGTCTGGATTGGTCAGGCGCAGCAGGAACAGGAGGAGCCGCATACAGCCCACACAACCATCATAACTACAAG CACTACCACCTCCATCACCACCAGCCCGCTCTGTCAATGACAATGATGATGCCGGGTCTGACGGAGGAAGAGTGCCAGCGATACCAGGAGCTCCTGCAGATAAAGTGCCAGTATGAGAGACGTaatgaaaaacagcaaagacaggCAGTGAAAAAGGACCATGAGGCAAGTGAAGTGAAAGAACAAGAAGACACAAAAGTGGTGGAAAAGGGAGGGGAAGAGgaagctgcttcttcttctgttgtGGTGGACGTGAACTGCAATGAGACTTTGAGTGAGCATGAGATGGCGCTGATCGACGAGGAGCTACGCCACCTGGAGTTCAAGTGCCGCAACATTCTCCGCGCCCAAAAGATGCAGCAGCTCAGAGAGAGATGCCTGAAAGCCTGGATGATGGAGGAGGAGACGGTGGTGGCCGGAGAAGCag GGTTGGATAATGACAATGATGAAAACGACAATGATGCCCATCACCGTCACGAGTTGTCGGCCATCAACGAGCTCCCGGAGCGAGAACGATCCGACAGCAAAGACAGCACCAGCGCCTACAACACCGGAGGGGAGAGCTGCCGGAGCACGCCATTGGTCAGCACTGAGCAGATCCCACCTCTGCATGACGAACTGATgtctccacctcctctcctcccgCTCAGTCGCCTACCCCCATTGAACGCCCCCCTCACCCCGCGGCGTCACGGACGGGACAGAGAGAGACGTCACTCGAACCTCAGCTGCTCTTTCTCCCCGAGCACCTACAGGAAGTACGAAACAGCCACTGGCACCTTGGCAGGTGGCTCAAGCTCCACCCCCTCTATGCCCTCCAAGTTCAG GTCACTGACCAGAGAAGCATCTTCAAGAAGGGGTGTAGCTGATGGAGGTCGGGGCTCCAGAGCAG GTGGAGCCACAGACAGGCCCAGTGGTGGAAGTGCAGAGTCCAGTCCTTATTTCACCAGAAGACACCACGGCCACGACAAACCACTAGAACGCTACCAGAGCTGCATGACCCTTCCGTCCGAGGGCCTGGTTGACCCTCTGGACCAACTGACAGACAGAGCGATGGCTGAGGGCGAGGAGAGAGGACTGGGCACAGGCAGCAGCGTCCCGGCCAGCCCCAGGAGTGTGAACAGTGCCCCCTGTGGTCTGGAGGATCATCGTACAGGCTCCTCACGGTTAGGACTGGCCTTACCACTTGGGCTAACACACTCATCACCTACTGCCTCCCCGCAACGCATGGAGTGGAAG GTGAAGGTCCGGAGCGATGGCACTCGGTACGTGGCCAAGCGGCCAGTCAGGGATCGTCTCCTAAAGGCCAGAGCTATGAAGATCAGAGAGGAACGCAGCGGCATGACGACTGACGACGACGCTGCCAGCGAGATGAAGCAG GGCCGATACTGgagcaaagaggagaggaagcagcagctgctgagagCCAGAGAGTACAGACGGAGACGGGAGTTTATGATGCAGAGCCGCCTGGACTACCTCAGAGGAGACAG GGACCTCTCATCGTCATCAGGGGCCCCTGAAGACCCCCGTTTGTCCCAGGGCACCCAGCTTCCCTCTCAACAGGACTCCCCCAGCAACAACATCCTGTTACTGAGCCAGAAGAAGATCACGAAGAGGAGGAACCGCCGGATCCTCGACAACTGGATCACCATCCAGGAGCTGCTGGCTCATGGCTCGAGGTCGTCGGATGGAAAGAAAATCTACAATCCTCTGCTCTCCGTCACCACAGTGTGA
- the LOC137140144 gene encoding PDZ domain-containing protein 4-like isoform X3, with amino-acid sequence MSWIIDRVPAISRGTCRNNRDRGQRLKKQEEIPDGHNTIMGCNMCVVKRPEEQYRIMFQQKSWSNSLRPMDRHDNIKVRGRRPSQLPMDTPPNSQEPLQQAGSIRKSHKRKGTFICSSNRTGSTSLSSVTMVAIPDCVDNATQTDISFQNIMTLGRSRGHHHHRGRGGSSPPPPPPPDSPPLPDVMGPYEINDFCVFEYNDPNDYFDVSNHEVDRQEDLEYEEVELYKSSQQEKLGLTVCYRTDDEEDLGIYVGEVNPNSIAAKSGRIRQGDRILQINGVDIHDREEAVAILTREDSINFSLLLARPDIENENPIDPEEVMELTLEGGGFHSNPQASSSSVYRLRWGGGGGGGLTCPEGEGGREGAGGDVGVEEEEDQEAEEGERGEKEERDPPVPLPPLLSLAPLLSNSQELDSGVGRTDDSTRYEESSEHDLLGDQTSACNTNTTNTPGSTRKFRVGPSPRPSPGLGPSPRPSPSPGHGRGDTTPPFLHLRDLQLSSDSLLGLDWSGAAGTGGAAYSPHNHHNYKHYHLHHHQPALSMTMMMPGLTEEECQRYQELLQIKCQYERRNEKQQRQAVKKDHEASEVKEQEDTKVVEKGGEEEAASSSVVVDVNCNETLSEHEMALIDEELRHLEFKCRNILRAQKMQQLRERCLKAWMMEEETVVAGEAGGATDRPSGGSAESSPYFTRRHHGHDKPLERYQSCMTLPSEGLVDPLDQLTDRAMAEGEERGLGTGSSVPASPRSVNSAPCGLEDHRTGSSRLGLALPLGLTHSSPTASPQRMEWKVKVRSDGTRYVAKRPVRDRLLKARAMKIREERSGMTTDDDAASEMKQGRYWSKEERKQQLLRAREYRRRREFMMQSRLDYLRGDRDLSSSSGAPEDPRLSQGTQLPSQQDSPSNNILLLSQKKITKRRNRRILDNWITIQELLAHGSRSSDGKKIYNPLLSVTTV; translated from the exons CAGAAAAGCTGGAGTAACTCCCTGCGACCGATGGACAGACATGACAATATAAAG GTCAGAGGAAGACGACCCTCTCAGCTTCCAATGGACACACCACCAAACTCCCAGGAACCTCTGCAGCAAGCTGGCTCTATCCGCAAGAGTCACAAGAGGAAAG GTACGTTCATCTGCAGCAGTAACAGAACTGGCAGCACCTCCCTCTCATCGGTTACCATGGTGGCCATCCCAGACTGCGTGGACAAtgctacacagacagacatcagcTTCCAGAACATCATGACGCTGGGGAGGAGCAGAGGTCATCACCATCACCGTGGCAGAGGAGGTTcctctccaccaccaccaccaccacctgacTCTCCTCCCCTACCGGACGTCATGGGACCATATGAGATCAATGACTT ctgtgtgtttgagtaCAACGACCCCAATGACTACTTTGACGTCTCCAATCACGAGGTGGACAGGCAGGAAGACCTGGAATATGAG GAAGTGGAGCTCTACAAGTCCAGTCAGCAGGAGAAGTTGGGTCTGACCGTCTGCTACAGGACGGACGACGAAGAGGATCTTGGAATTTATGTTGGAGAG GTGAATCCAAACAGCATAGCAGCGAAGAGCGGACGTATCAGACAGGGGGACAGAATTCTgcag ATCAATGGTGTGGATATTCATGACAGAGAGGAAGCAGTGGCCATTCTGACGAGAGAGGACAGCATCaacttctctctgctgctggcCAGACCCGACATAGAG AATGAAAACCCCATTGATCCAGAGGAGGTCATGGAACTGACTCTGGAGGGAGGAGGCTTCCACTCAAATCCTCAAGCCTCATCCAGCTCTGTCTACCGACTCCgctggggaggaggaggaggaggaggcctgACCTGCCCTGAGGGTGAAGGGGGAAGAGAAGGTGCAGGAGGAGATGTGGgtgtggaagaagaagaagatcaagaggcagaggaaggagagagaggagagaaggaggagagagaccCACCCgtccccctccctcctctgctgAGCCTGGCTCCGCTGCTGTCCAACAGCCAGGAGCTGGACAGCGGAGTGGGTCGGACAGACGACAGCACCCGGTACGAGGAGTCATCAGAACACGACCTGCTGGGGGATCAGACCAGTGCCTGTAACACCAACACCACCAACACACCTGGAAGCACAAGGAAGTTCAGAGTGGGACCCAGCCCAAG ACCTAGTCCCGGCCTCGGCCCAAGCCCCAGACCAAGCCCCAGCCCTGGGCATGGACGAGGAGACACTACTCCTCCCTTCCTCCACCTGCGAGACCTCCAGCTCAGCTCAGACTCCCTTCTCGGTCTGGATTGGTCAGGCGCAGCAGGAACAGGAGGAGCCGCATACAGCCCACACAACCATCATAACTACAAG CACTACCACCTCCATCACCACCAGCCCGCTCTGTCAATGACAATGATGATGCCGGGTCTGACGGAGGAAGAGTGCCAGCGATACCAGGAGCTCCTGCAGATAAAGTGCCAGTATGAGAGACGTaatgaaaaacagcaaagacaggCAGTGAAAAAGGACCATGAGGCAAGTGAAGTGAAAGAACAAGAAGACACAAAAGTGGTGGAAAAGGGAGGGGAAGAGgaagctgcttcttcttctgttgtGGTGGACGTGAACTGCAATGAGACTTTGAGTGAGCATGAGATGGCGCTGATCGACGAGGAGCTACGCCACCTGGAGTTCAAGTGCCGCAACATTCTCCGCGCCCAAAAGATGCAGCAGCTCAGAGAGAGATGCCTGAAAGCCTGGATGATGGAGGAGGAGACGGTGGTGGCCGGAGAAGCag GTGGAGCCACAGACAGGCCCAGTGGTGGAAGTGCAGAGTCCAGTCCTTATTTCACCAGAAGACACCACGGCCACGACAAACCACTAGAACGCTACCAGAGCTGCATGACCCTTCCGTCCGAGGGCCTGGTTGACCCTCTGGACCAACTGACAGACAGAGCGATGGCTGAGGGCGAGGAGAGAGGACTGGGCACAGGCAGCAGCGTCCCGGCCAGCCCCAGGAGTGTGAACAGTGCCCCCTGTGGTCTGGAGGATCATCGTACAGGCTCCTCACGGTTAGGACTGGCCTTACCACTTGGGCTAACACACTCATCACCTACTGCCTCCCCGCAACGCATGGAGTGGAAG GTGAAGGTCCGGAGCGATGGCACTCGGTACGTGGCCAAGCGGCCAGTCAGGGATCGTCTCCTAAAGGCCAGAGCTATGAAGATCAGAGAGGAACGCAGCGGCATGACGACTGACGACGACGCTGCCAGCGAGATGAAGCAG GGCCGATACTGgagcaaagaggagaggaagcagcagctgctgagagCCAGAGAGTACAGACGGAGACGGGAGTTTATGATGCAGAGCCGCCTGGACTACCTCAGAGGAGACAG GGACCTCTCATCGTCATCAGGGGCCCCTGAAGACCCCCGTTTGTCCCAGGGCACCCAGCTTCCCTCTCAACAGGACTCCCCCAGCAACAACATCCTGTTACTGAGCCAGAAGAAGATCACGAAGAGGAGGAACCGCCGGATCCTCGACAACTGGATCACCATCCAGGAGCTGCTGGCTCATGGCTCGAGGTCGTCGGATGGAAAGAAAATCTACAATCCTCTGCTCTCCGTCACCACAGTGTGA